One Gammaproteobacteria bacterium genomic window carries:
- the phoU gene encoding phosphate signaling complex protein PhoU codes for MEVEDLGHHISRRFNEDLERIRNAVLTMGGLVEDQLDRGMRALIEADSELGLRVAEDDAKVNRMEVGIDEECSRILATRAPAAGDLRLIIAVIKTITDLERVGDEAEKIGVLAARLAGIERPSTNYRELRNLAQHVKEMLRGALDAFARLDANAALAVVKADDAVDEEYESIYRQGITFMIEDPRTISRVMDSMWVARSLERIGDHAKNIGEYVIYMVHGKDLRYTGLKNIEAEVQLAAQRREGGS; via the coding sequence ATGGAAGTCGAAGACCTGGGTCATCACATCTCCCGGCGCTTCAACGAGGATCTCGAGCGCATTCGCAACGCCGTTCTGACGATGGGCGGCCTCGTCGAAGACCAGCTCGACCGCGGCATGCGCGCGCTGATCGAGGCGGACAGCGAGCTTGGCCTGCGCGTGGCGGAGGACGACGCGAAGGTCAACCGCATGGAGGTCGGGATCGACGAGGAATGCAGCCGAATTCTGGCCACGCGGGCCCCCGCGGCCGGGGATCTTCGTCTGATCATCGCCGTGATCAAGACGATCACCGACCTCGAGCGGGTCGGCGACGAGGCGGAGAAGATCGGCGTGCTCGCGGCGCGCTTGGCGGGCATCGAGCGGCCGTCAACGAACTATCGGGAGCTGCGCAATCTCGCGCAGCACGTGAAGGAGATGCTGCGCGGCGCGCTCGACGCGTTCGCGCGGCTCGACGCGAACGCGGCGCTCGCCGTCGTGAAGGCGGACGACGCGGTCGACGAGGAATACGAGTCGATCTATCGACAAGGCATCACGTTCATGATCGAGGACCCGCGCACGATATCGCGCGTCATGGACTCGATGTGGGTGGCGCGCTCGCTCGAGCGGATCGGCGATCATGCGAAGAACATCGGCGAGTACGTGATCTACATGGTGCACGGGAAGGATTTGCGATACACCGGCTTGAAGAACATCGAGGCCGAGGTTCAGCTCGCCGCGCAGCGGCGCGAGGGCGGCTCGTGA
- a CDS encoding disulfide bond formation protein B: MIAAVGEGASPRWIATRTHRRLLNALGVVIVAGLMGYALYAQHVLGLEPCPLCIFQRIAMIGLGFVFLAGALHAPVGLGARAYAGLGLVVAAVGIGIAARHVYLQNLPPDAIPACGPGLGYIFDAFPVLEALRMVFTGSGECAEVNWSFLGLSMPAWVLIWFVILGALAVAANWRRVAR, from the coding sequence GTGATCGCGGCGGTCGGGGAGGGCGCGTCTCCGCGCTGGATCGCCACGCGCACGCACCGTCGGCTGCTGAACGCGCTCGGCGTCGTGATCGTCGCGGGATTGATGGGCTACGCGCTCTATGCGCAGCACGTCCTCGGGCTCGAGCCGTGCCCGCTCTGCATCTTCCAGCGCATCGCGATGATCGGGCTCGGCTTCGTGTTCCTCGCCGGGGCCCTGCACGCGCCCGTCGGCCTGGGCGCGCGCGCTTATGCGGGGCTCGGGCTCGTCGTCGCGGCGGTCGGCATCGGAATCGCCGCCCGCCACGTCTACCTGCAGAATCTGCCGCCGGACGCGATTCCCGCCTGCGGCCCCGGGCTCGGCTACATCTTCGACGCGTTCCCCGTGCTCGAGGCGCTGCGGATGGTGTTCACGGGCTCCGGCGAGTGCGCCGAGGTGAACTGGTCCTTCCTCGGCCTCAGCATGCCCGCCTGGGTCCTGATCTGGTTCGTGATCCTCGGCGCGCTTGCCGTCGCCGCGAACTGGCGCCGCGTCGCCCGCTGA
- a CDS encoding transposase, with protein sequence MPRVTMPGITLHVVQRGHNRARAFFDREDYFHYLDLLTTAAARYETRVHAYVLMTNHVHLLLTQGRPNGVSLTLQYVAGIYSRRINARYGRTGSLWEGRFKSSPIDSDRYCLACYRYIELNPVRAGITKRPDDYRWSSYRVNSTGAPSVLITPHPTYDSLGITPRGRAERYRGLVQDALPESLLQDLRESVRKGLPTGSDDFRRQVETALKRPLGSGRRGRPPKRRPQKGADE encoded by the coding sequence ATGCCCCGTGTCACCATGCCCGGCATCACGCTGCACGTCGTGCAGCGCGGCCACAATCGCGCCCGGGCGTTCTTCGACCGCGAGGACTACTTCCACTATCTCGATCTGCTCACGACCGCCGCGGCCCGATACGAGACGCGCGTTCATGCTTACGTGCTGATGACGAACCACGTCCACTTACTGCTCACCCAGGGTCGGCCGAACGGAGTTTCGCTGACGCTCCAATACGTTGCCGGCATCTACTCCCGGCGGATCAATGCCCGATACGGCCGGACCGGCAGCCTCTGGGAGGGCCGTTTCAAATCATCGCCGATCGACTCCGACCGGTACTGCCTGGCGTGCTACCGCTACATCGAGCTGAACCCGGTTCGAGCGGGCATCACGAAGCGGCCGGACGACTACCGTTGGAGCAGCTACCGGGTGAACTCGACGGGAGCCCCCTCGGTCTTGATCACGCCGCATCCCACTTACGATTCACTCGGGATCACTCCGCGCGGACGGGCGGAGCGGTATCGGGGGCTGGTCCAAGATGCCTTGCCGGAAAGCCTATTGCAGGACCTCCGCGAGAGCGTGCGGAAAGGGCTGCCGACCGGTAGCGACGACTTTCGCCGGCAGGTCGAGACTGCGCTGAAACGCCCGCTCGGGAGCGGCAGGCGAGGGCGTCCGCCGAAGCGCCGTCCGCAGAAGGGCGCAGACGAATAG
- the dapE gene encoding succinyl-diaminopimelate desuccinylase, with the protein MTHDVVELARALIERASVTPDDAGCQELIAETLEPAGFTAERMRFGPVDNLWLRRGRAAPVLVFAGHTDVVPAGPDNLWSDPPFGATVRDGRLIGRGAADMKGSLAAMVKAAERFAAAHPDARGSLGLLVTSDEEGAADDGTVKVMERLAARGELFDYCVVGEPSSSERLGDTVRIGRRGSLSGLMTIRGTQGHVAYPLAAENPMHAFARFVASITREPLDRGNAHFPPTTFQMVNVHADAGAPNVVPGELKCRFNFRYSTEWSAESLSARVESELRRLGIDYEIKWRVAGRPFLTKEGRLTETVRQAVAEERGFEPALSTSGGTSDGRFIAPYGIDVVELGPVNATIHKVDEHVAVEDLLRLERIYFRIAELLLT; encoded by the coding sequence GTGACGCACGACGTGGTCGAGCTTGCGCGCGCGCTGATCGAGCGCGCCTCCGTCACGCCCGACGACGCGGGCTGCCAGGAGCTGATCGCCGAAACGCTCGAGCCGGCCGGTTTCACGGCCGAGCGGATGCGTTTCGGGCCCGTCGACAACCTGTGGCTGCGCCGCGGGCGAGCCGCCCCGGTTCTCGTGTTCGCCGGGCATACCGACGTCGTGCCGGCGGGGCCCGACAACCTGTGGAGCGATCCGCCGTTCGGCGCCACCGTGCGCGACGGCCGGCTGATCGGGCGCGGAGCCGCGGACATGAAGGGGAGCCTCGCGGCGATGGTCAAGGCCGCCGAGCGCTTCGCGGCCGCTCACCCCGACGCGCGCGGCTCGCTCGGGCTCCTCGTCACGAGCGACGAGGAAGGCGCGGCCGACGACGGGACGGTGAAGGTCATGGAGCGGCTCGCGGCCCGCGGAGAGCTTTTCGACTACTGCGTCGTCGGCGAGCCCTCGAGCAGCGAGCGGCTCGGCGATACCGTCCGGATCGGACGCCGGGGCTCGCTGTCCGGATTGATGACGATCCGCGGCACACAGGGCCACGTCGCGTATCCGCTCGCGGCGGAGAATCCGATGCACGCGTTCGCCCGCTTCGTCGCGTCGATCACGCGGGAGCCGCTGGATCGCGGCAATGCGCATTTCCCGCCGACGACGTTTCAGATGGTGAACGTGCACGCGGACGCCGGCGCGCCGAACGTCGTGCCCGGCGAGCTCAAGTGCCGGTTCAACTTCCGCTACTCGACGGAGTGGAGCGCGGAATCGCTGTCCGCGCGCGTCGAGTCGGAGCTCCGGCGGCTCGGCATCGATTACGAGATCAAGTGGCGCGTGGCCGGGCGGCCGTTCCTGACGAAGGAAGGGCGGCTCACCGAGACGGTGCGGCAGGCGGTCGCGGAGGAGAGGGGCTTCGAGCCGGCGCTATCGACGAGCGGCGGCACGTCCGACGGTCGGTTCATCGCGCCGTACGGGATCGACGTGGTCGAGCTCGGTCCGGTCAACGCGACGATCCACAAAGTCGACGAGCACGTCGCGGTCGAGGACCTCCTGCGCCTCGAGCGCATCTACTTCCGCATCGCCGAGCTTCTGCTGACCTGA
- a CDS encoding PstS family phosphate ABC transporter substrate-binding protein, with amino-acid sequence MRRLAARPRPAFRLLAAAALLAPGPATLGTAQAQVARDYINIVGSSTVYPFATVVAERFGRATRFKTPKVESTGTGGGIKLFCAGLGIEHPDIANASRRITESEIESCNRNGVDGVVEFEIGYDGIVLAASREAEPMPLTLRDVYLALAKNVPDPAGGRRFVPNPYRTWADVDPALPAIEIEVLGPPPTSGTRDAFVELAMEGGCDAFDWIAALDGDAHRAVCGTIREDGAYIEAGENDNLIVQKLDSNPAAVGVFGYSFLERNVDRVRPLSIDGVRPSFETISDGTYPIARPLYFYVKKAHVGVIPGIEGYLREFMGETAAGDFGYLSELGLVPLRDVERRQMLSRVESLEILTVADVR; translated from the coding sequence ATGCGACGTCTCGCCGCCCGCCCGCGCCCGGCTTTTCGACTCCTCGCTGCCGCGGCGCTTCTCGCCCCCGGCCCGGCCACGCTCGGAACGGCGCAGGCTCAGGTCGCCCGCGACTATATCAACATCGTCGGGTCGTCGACGGTCTATCCGTTCGCGACGGTCGTCGCCGAGCGATTCGGCAGAGCCACGCGCTTCAAGACGCCGAAGGTCGAGTCCACCGGCACGGGCGGCGGCATCAAGCTGTTCTGCGCCGGCCTCGGCATCGAGCATCCGGATATCGCGAACGCCTCGCGCCGGATCACCGAATCCGAGATCGAGAGCTGCAATCGCAACGGCGTCGACGGCGTCGTCGAGTTCGAGATCGGCTACGACGGCATCGTCCTCGCGGCCTCGCGCGAGGCAGAGCCGATGCCGCTGACGCTCCGCGACGTCTACCTCGCGCTTGCGAAGAACGTGCCCGATCCGGCGGGTGGCCGGCGATTCGTGCCGAATCCTTACCGGACGTGGGCGGACGTCGACCCGGCGCTGCCGGCCATCGAGATCGAGGTGCTCGGTCCGCCGCCGACGTCCGGGACGCGCGACGCGTTCGTCGAGCTTGCGATGGAGGGCGGATGCGACGCGTTCGACTGGATCGCAGCCCTGGACGGCGACGCGCATCGCGCCGTATGCGGCACGATCCGCGAGGACGGCGCCTACATCGAGGCCGGCGAGAACGACAACCTGATCGTGCAGAAGCTCGACTCGAACCCGGCCGCCGTCGGTGTCTTCGGCTACAGCTTCCTCGAGCGGAACGTCGATCGCGTTCGCCCGCTCTCGATCGACGGCGTCCGGCCGTCGTTCGAGACGATCTCCGACGGGACCTATCCGATCGCGCGCCCGCTCTATTTCTATGTCAAGAAGGCGCACGTGGGCGTCATTCCCGGCATCGAGGGGTATCTTCGCGAGTTCATGGGCGAGACGGCCGCCGGCGACTTCGGCTACCTCTCCGAGCTCGGCCTCGTGCCGCTGCGGGACGTCGAGCGCCGCCAGATGCTCTCGCGCGTCGAGTCGCTCGAGATCCTCACGGTCGCCGACGTGCGCTGA
- the pstC gene encoding phosphate ABC transporter permease subunit PstC, whose protein sequence is MTSSTVLIALVALTALSYVLGRQRAIAAAINAPRRASHSLPGYYGGYVALWCLLPTLALFAIWHVVEPVVLRQAVFDSLPAELRALPEDRLGLVFNDVRNLVEGNFVFREPGPAVTAAAERYAELRETSRQLLAGTMLVVALASAGFAFRRVRPQFRARNRVEKVIEHLLVAASTVAILTTIGIFLSVLFEALRFFRQVSPIDFLFGLHWSPQTAIRPDQIGSSGAFGAIPLFAGTVLISGIAMLVAAPVGLMSAIYLSEYAHRRVRSFAKPLLEVLAGIPTVVYGYFAALWVGPYIRRIGEAVGLDVASESALGAGLVMGIMIIPFVSSLSDDVINAVPQALRNGSYGLGATRSETIRRVVLPAALPGIVGALLLAVSRAIGETMIVVMAAGLTANLTANPFEAVTTVTVQIVTLLVGDQEFDSAKTLAAFALGLVLFLVTLALNVVALKVVRRYREQYE, encoded by the coding sequence GTGACGTCCTCCACCGTCCTGATCGCGCTCGTCGCTCTCACCGCGCTGTCGTACGTGCTCGGCCGGCAGCGCGCAATCGCCGCGGCGATCAACGCGCCGAGGCGGGCGTCGCACTCGCTGCCGGGCTACTACGGCGGCTACGTTGCGCTCTGGTGCCTGCTGCCGACGCTCGCGCTCTTCGCAATCTGGCACGTCGTGGAGCCGGTCGTGCTGCGGCAGGCGGTTTTCGATTCGCTCCCCGCGGAGCTGCGCGCGCTTCCGGAGGACCGGCTCGGCCTCGTCTTCAACGACGTGCGCAATCTCGTCGAAGGCAACTTCGTGTTCCGCGAGCCGGGACCCGCGGTGACGGCCGCCGCCGAGCGGTATGCCGAGCTGCGCGAGACGAGCCGTCAGCTTCTCGCGGGCACGATGCTCGTGGTCGCGCTCGCGTCGGCCGGCTTCGCGTTCCGGCGCGTGCGCCCGCAGTTCCGCGCCCGCAACCGGGTCGAGAAAGTCATCGAGCACCTGCTCGTCGCGGCGTCGACCGTCGCGATCCTGACGACGATCGGCATCTTCTTGTCGGTGCTGTTCGAGGCGCTGCGGTTCTTCCGCCAGGTCTCGCCGATCGACTTCCTGTTCGGCCTCCACTGGAGCCCGCAGACCGCGATCCGTCCCGACCAGATCGGCTCCTCGGGCGCGTTCGGCGCGATTCCGCTGTTCGCCGGCACGGTGCTGATCTCCGGCATCGCGATGCTCGTCGCGGCCCCCGTCGGGCTGATGTCGGCGATCTATCTGTCCGAGTACGCGCACCGCCGCGTGCGCAGCTTCGCGAAGCCGCTGCTCGAGGTGCTCGCCGGCATTCCGACCGTCGTGTACGGCTATTTCGCGGCGCTCTGGGTCGGGCCGTACATCCGCCGGATCGGCGAGGCCGTGGGGCTCGACGTCGCGTCGGAAAGCGCGCTCGGCGCGGGTCTCGTGATGGGCATCATGATCATTCCCTTCGTCTCGTCGCTCTCGGACGACGTGATCAACGCGGTGCCGCAGGCGCTGCGCAACGGCTCCTACGGCCTCGGAGCGACCCGCTCCGAGACGATCCGGCGCGTCGTGCTGCCCGCCGCGCTGCCCGGCATCGTCGGCGCGCTGCTGCTCGCCGTGTCGCGCGCGATCGGCGAGACGATGATCGTCGTGATGGCCGCGGGGCTCACGGCGAATCTGACCGCGAATCCGTTCGAGGCGGTGACGACGGTCACCGTCCAGATCGTGACGCTGCTCGTCGGCGACCAGGAATTCGACAGCGCGAAGACGCTCGCGGCGTTCGCGCTCGGGCTCGTGCTGTTTCTCGTGACGCTTGCGCTGAACGTCGTCGCGCTGAAGGTCGTGCGCCGATACAGGGAACAATATGAGTGA
- the pstA gene encoding phosphate ABC transporter permease PstA, with product MSDERQAGPAAGDEANGAVNREATKERVAEGLARRYRRERIFKHLGLAAMLVGLVFLGIFFYTLIANGHTAFRQTRILLDVRLDPEVIDPEGTRDPIALETANYQRLARAALEALVPGVTERSERRELYALLSPGAGLELRNFALEDPSRIGDSVSLWLLADDDVDMLVKGYARRDLPEALRRLSNRQIEWVEALDASGRVSLRFNRYFFTSGDSRDPELAGIWGAAVGSFFMLLVTLLLSFPLGVATAVYLEEFAPRNRWTDLIEVNINNLAAVPSIVFGLLGLALFINLFGLPRSAPLVGGLVLTLMTLPVIIIASRAALTAVPPSIREAALGLGASKMQTVLHHVLPLALPGMLTGTIIGMARALGESAPLLMIGMVAFIVDVPQTPLDPASALPVQIFLWADSPERAFVERTSAAILVLLAFLLLMNAAAILLRKRFERRY from the coding sequence ATGAGTGACGAGCGGCAGGCGGGCCCGGCAGCGGGCGACGAGGCGAACGGCGCGGTCAATCGCGAGGCGACGAAGGAGCGCGTTGCGGAGGGGCTCGCGCGCCGCTACCGGCGCGAGCGGATCTTCAAGCATCTCGGGCTCGCGGCGATGCTCGTCGGGCTCGTGTTCCTCGGCATCTTCTTCTACACGCTGATCGCCAACGGTCATACCGCGTTTCGCCAAACTCGCATCCTGCTCGATGTCAGGCTCGATCCCGAGGTGATCGACCCGGAAGGCACGCGCGATCCGATCGCGCTCGAGACGGCGAATTACCAGCGGCTCGCCCGCGCCGCGCTCGAGGCGCTCGTCCCGGGTGTCACCGAGCGCTCGGAGCGGCGCGAGCTTTACGCGCTTCTGAGCCCCGGCGCGGGCCTCGAGCTGCGCAACTTCGCGCTCGAGGATCCGAGCCGGATTGGCGACTCCGTGAGCCTGTGGCTTCTCGCGGACGACGACGTCGACATGCTCGTCAAGGGCTACGCCCGCCGCGACCTTCCGGAAGCGCTGCGCCGACTGTCGAATCGCCAGATCGAGTGGGTCGAGGCGCTCGACGCGAGCGGGCGCGTGTCGCTCCGGTTCAACCGCTACTTTTTCACGTCCGGCGACTCGCGGGACCCGGAGCTCGCCGGCATCTGGGGCGCGGCCGTCGGCTCGTTCTTCATGCTGCTCGTGACGCTGCTCCTGTCGTTCCCGCTCGGGGTGGCCACCGCCGTTTATCTCGAGGAGTTCGCGCCGCGCAACCGTTGGACCGACCTGATCGAGGTCAACATCAACAATCTCGCGGCCGTGCCGTCGATCGTCTTCGGTCTGCTCGGGCTTGCGCTCTTCATCAACCTCTTCGGGCTGCCGCGCTCGGCGCCGCTCGTCGGCGGCCTCGTGCTGACGCTGATGACGCTGCCGGTGATCATCATCGCGTCGCGCGCCGCGCTGACGGCGGTGCCGCCGTCGATACGCGAGGCCGCGCTCGGTCTCGGGGCATCGAAGATGCAGACGGTGCTGCACCACGTGCTGCCGCTCGCGCTTCCGGGAATGCTCACCGGCACGATCATCGGCATGGCGCGTGCGCTCGGCGAGTCCGCCCCGCTTCTGATGATCGGAATGGTGGCATTCATCGTCGACGTTCCGCAGACGCCGCTCGATCCCGCGAGCGCGCTCCCGGTGCAGATTTTCCTTTGGGCCGACAGCCCCGAGCGCGCCTTCGTCGAGCGCACGTCGGCCGCGATCCTCGTGCTGCTCGCGTTTTTGCTGCTGATGAACGCCGCGGCGATCCTCCTGCGCAAGCGCTTCGAGCGGCGCTACTGA
- the pstB gene encoding phosphate ABC transporter ATP-binding protein PstB, with protein sequence MTSTAPRPASGQAAAPAAAGPEPTYRTVGDFTAANPIITARDVNVYYGDKHAIQHVNLDIGVNEVIALIGPSGCGKSTFLRCLNRMNDTIESARVTGEIKLYDEDIHARQMDVVMLRARVGMVFQKPNPFPKSVYDNVAYGPRIHGLARDRAELDRIVQTSLERAGLWSEVKDRLEEPGTGLSGGQQQRLCIARTIAVSPEVILMDEPCSALDPIATARIEDLIDELKRNYAIVIVTHSMQQAARVSQRTAYFHLGKLIEVGPTDEIFTNPRHKLTEDYITGRFG encoded by the coding sequence ATGACGTCGACCGCGCCGCGTCCGGCGTCCGGGCAAGCGGCTGCGCCCGCGGCCGCCGGGCCGGAGCCGACCTACCGTACCGTCGGGGACTTCACAGCCGCGAACCCGATCATCACCGCGCGCGATGTCAACGTGTATTACGGGGACAAGCACGCGATTCAGCACGTGAATCTCGACATCGGCGTGAACGAGGTCATCGCGCTGATCGGGCCGTCGGGGTGCGGGAAGTCCACGTTCCTCCGATGCCTGAACCGGATGAACGACACGATCGAATCCGCCCGCGTGACCGGCGAGATCAAGCTCTACGACGAGGACATCCACGCGCGGCAGATGGATGTCGTGATGCTCCGCGCGCGCGTCGGCATGGTCTTTCAGAAGCCGAATCCGTTTCCGAAATCGGTCTACGACAACGTCGCCTACGGTCCGCGCATCCACGGCCTCGCCCGGGACCGCGCGGAGCTCGACAGGATCGTGCAGACGAGCCTCGAGCGCGCCGGTCTCTGGTCGGAGGTGAAGGACCGCCTCGAGGAGCCCGGCACGGGTCTCTCCGGCGGGCAGCAGCAGCGGCTCTGCATCGCGAGGACGATCGCCGTGAGCCCCGAGGTGATCCTGATGGACGAGCCGTGCTCGGCGCTCGACCCGATCGCGACGGCGCGCATCGAGGACCTGATCGACGAGCTGAAGCGCAACTACGCGATCGTGATCGTCACGCACTCGATGCAGCAGGCCGCCCGCGTCTCGCAGCGCACCGCGTACTTCCATCTCGGCAAGCTCATCGAGGTCGGCCCCACCGACGAGATCTTCACGAACCCCCGCCACAAGCTGACCGAGGACTACATCACCGGCCGCTTCGGCTGA
- a CDS encoding ABC transporter ATP-binding protein yields MARPDSSEGGGTSRAIVELEGVTKRYGAAAAVAGVTLSVPEGQFLAIVGASGSGKTTTLKTINRLIEADEGVIRVAGDRVTALPPHVLRRKIGYVFQGIGLFPHMTVGENIGITPRLAGWAKADVEARVLELLDLVDLPREHARRMPAELSGGQRQRVGVARALAAGPRIMLMDEPFGALDPVTRDALGREYRRLHERMRLTTLMVTHDVLEAVLLADRIVVMRAGTIVADGSPHDLLRDHPDEGVRELMEMPRRQSERVRALLDAIPASSPPARGQAAP; encoded by the coding sequence ATGGCCCGGCCGGACTCATCGGAGGGCGGCGGCACGTCGCGCGCGATCGTCGAGCTCGAAGGGGTGACGAAGCGCTACGGCGCGGCCGCGGCCGTCGCCGGCGTCACGCTGAGCGTGCCCGAGGGGCAGTTCCTCGCGATCGTCGGCGCTTCCGGTTCCGGCAAGACCACGACGCTGAAGACGATCAACCGGCTCATCGAAGCCGACGAGGGCGTGATCCGTGTGGCGGGCGACCGCGTCACGGCCCTCCCGCCGCACGTCCTGCGGCGCAAGATCGGCTACGTCTTCCAGGGCATCGGTCTCTTCCCGCACATGACCGTCGGCGAGAACATCGGCATTACGCCGCGGCTCGCCGGATGGGCGAAGGCCGACGTCGAGGCGCGCGTGCTCGAGCTGCTCGACCTCGTCGACCTGCCCCGGGAGCACGCGCGGCGGATGCCGGCCGAGCTCTCGGGCGGTCAGCGGCAGCGGGTCGGCGTCGCGCGCGCGCTCGCGGCCGGCCCCCGAATCATGCTGATGGACGAGCCCTTCGGCGCGCTCGACCCCGTCACGCGCGACGCGCTCGGCAGGGAGTACCGGCGCCTCCACGAACGCATGCGGCTCACGACGCTGATGGTCACGCACGACGTCCTAGAGGCGGTGCTGCTCGCCGACCGCATCGTCGTCATGCGCGCCGGCACGATCGTCGCCGACGGCTCGCCGCACGATCTCCTCCGCGATCATCCGGACGAAGGCGTGCGCGAGCTGATGGAGATGCCGCGCCGGCAGAGCGAGCGCGTGCGCGCATTGCTCGACGCGATTCCGGCGTCGTCGCCGCCCGCGCGCGGGCAGGCGGCGCCGTGA
- a CDS encoding glycine betaine ABC transporter substrate-binding protein produces MSDQLAAAWRVLPDYLGQHVLLSASALALGISISLPLTILALRRARVRWLVLAFASLVQTIPSLALLALFYPLLLALSVLAARVFGDGFSALGFLPSLLALTLYSMLPIIRNGVTAVLGLNPAIIEAARGVGFTDRQRLFRVELPLAAPMLMAGVRTSAVWVIGAATLSTPVGQTSLGNYIFTGLQIEDWVSVLFGCAAAALLALAVDQLLGLIESGTATRRRGRVVAGAGILLAGVAAALAPRLDAGSSASARPYVVGAKNFSEQYILAELITGRLARSGKPVSKRVGLGSVIAFRALARNELDVYVDYSGTVWANIMHRADTPPRDQVLREMREWLRREYGVTLLGTLGFENAYALAMRREQAERLGIETIADLAAHAPSMTIGGDFEFFARPEWEAIRSAYGLRFAERRQFQSTFMYRAAASGEVDVISAFSSDGRIAAEDLIVLEDPRNAILPYDAIVLVAPARADDAALLGALRPLIGAIPIDVMREANWRVDRDGDKLTPAAAARWLESQIETLETAAAARDSAPARR; encoded by the coding sequence GTGAGCGATCAGCTCGCCGCGGCGTGGCGCGTGCTGCCGGACTATCTCGGGCAGCACGTGCTGCTCAGCGCATCGGCGCTCGCGCTCGGCATCTCGATCAGCCTGCCGCTGACGATTCTCGCGCTGCGCCGCGCGCGCGTGCGCTGGCTCGTGCTCGCGTTCGCGAGCTTGGTGCAGACGATCCCGAGCCTCGCGCTGCTCGCGCTGTTCTACCCGCTCCTGCTCGCGCTCTCCGTCCTCGCCGCGCGCGTCTTCGGCGACGGCTTCTCCGCGCTCGGCTTCCTGCCGTCGCTGCTCGCGTTGACGCTTTACTCGATGCTCCCGATCATCCGCAACGGCGTCACGGCCGTCCTCGGGTTGAATCCGGCGATCATCGAGGCCGCGCGCGGCGTCGGCTTCACCGACCGCCAGCGGCTGTTTCGGGTCGAGCTGCCGCTCGCGGCGCCGATGCTGATGGCGGGCGTGCGGACATCGGCCGTCTGGGTGATCGGCGCCGCCACGCTGTCGACGCCCGTCGGCCAGACGAGCCTCGGCAATTACATCTTCACGGGGCTGCAGATCGAGGACTGGGTTTCGGTTCTCTTCGGCTGCGCCGCGGCCGCGCTGCTCGCGCTCGCGGTCGATCAGCTGCTCGGTCTGATCGAGTCCGGCACGGCGACGCGCCGCCGCGGCCGCGTCGTCGCCGGCGCCGGGATCCTGCTCGCCGGCGTCGCGGCCGCGCTCGCGCCGCGGCTCGATGCCGGCTCTTCGGCCTCCGCACGACCCTACGTCGTCGGTGCGAAGAACTTCTCCGAGCAGTACATTCTCGCGGAGCTGATCACCGGGCGTCTCGCCCGGAGCGGCAAGCCTGTGTCGAAGCGCGTCGGCTTGGGCTCGGTGATCGCGTTCCGCGCGCTCGCGAGGAACGAGCTCGACGTGTACGTCGACTACTCGGGGACGGTCTGGGCGAACATCATGCACCGCGCGGACACGCCGCCGCGCGACCAGGTGCTGCGCGAAATGCGCGAATGGCTGCGCCGCGAGTACGGCGTGACGCTGCTCGGCACGCTCGGCTTCGAGAACGCTTACGCGCTCGCGATGCGCCGCGAGCAGGCGGAGCGGCTCGGCATCGAGACGATCGCCGATCTCGCGGCGCACGCGCCGAGCATGACGATCGGCGGCGATTTCGAGTTCTTCGCCCGGCCCGAATGGGAGGCGATACGCTCGGCCTACGGCCTGCGGTTCGCCGAGCGGCGCCAGTTCCAATCGACCTTCATGTATCGCGCCGCCGCGAGCGGCGAGGTGGACGTGATCTCGGCCTTCTCGAGCGACGGACGCATCGCCGCCGAGGATCTGATCGTGCTCGAGGATCCCCGCAATGCGATCCTGCCGTACGACGCGATCGTGCTCGTCGCGCCCGCGCGCGCCGACGATGCGGCGCTTCTCGGCGCGCTCCGGCCGCTGATCGGCGCGATCCCGATCGACGTGATGCGCGAAGCGAACTGGCGAGTGGATCGCGACGGGGACAAGCTCACGCCGGCGGCCGCGGCGCGATGGCTCGAGTCGCAGATCGAGACTCTCGAAACCGCCGCGGCCGCCCGCGACTCGGCGCCCGCCCGGCGCTGA